The following nucleotide sequence is from Paenibacillus odorifer.
AAGAAGTAGAGATTAAAACGGAGGGCAGACATGATCCATGTATCTGTCCGAGAATCGTGCCGGTTGTTGAAGCAATGGCTTGCTTGGTATTGGAAGATCTTTATAAAAGACAAGCTGCTATTTTTGGATAAAAACACTTTATGATAATGATTCAACTCAAAGATTGCACCTCTTAGCCTGCTGTGAGGTGCAGTCTTTTTTGCATATGTGGTATCATATGGATAATCATTCAAATTATGCTTTAACTCTAGCTATGCCATAAGATACGGTACAGCAAAAAGGAGGGAATAGATGAAAATCTTTGTTGCAGGTGCTGCAGGTGTGATTGGACGGCTATTGCTTCCTAAGTTACTTCAAGCGGGGCATGAGGTTATCGGTCTGACCCATAAAGAAGAAAACAAAACAATCCTTGAGAGCATTGGGGCACAAGCGGTAATCGCGGATGTGTATGAGCGTGAGTCTATATTTGCGGCTATTCGCGCAGCTCAACCTGAAGTGGTGATTCATCAGCTGACTTCACTAAGTCAGCGGAATTTTGCAGATAATTCAAGGATAAGAATAGAAGGAACACGAAATATTGTCGATGCTTCATTGGCATCCGGGGTTGAACAGATCATTGCCCAAAGTATCTCTTGGGCATATGAAGCTGGTGAGGGACCTGCCACGGAGAATACTCCATTAGATACTAATGCTTCTGAATCACGGATGAGAACCATTGAGGGTATCCGCTCCCTTGAAAAAGCAGTCGCTGAGATTCCTAATCATGTGATTTTGCGGTACGGAATGTTGTACGGCCAAGGGACTTGGTATGATTCTGCAGGATTAATGACAGAAGAAATTCGGCATGGAAGACTGACAGCAACAGAAGCAGTTACGTCATTCCTTCATGTGGAGGATGCAGCTAACGCGGCGGCGCTTGCTCTGAACTGGCCTTCTGGTCCAGTCAATATTGTGGACAATGAACCTGCGCGAGGAATAGATTGGATGCCTGTTTTTTCAGAACTCTTGGGAGCTCCTGGACCTGCTTCGCAAATGGGCAGAGAAGGCTGGGAACGGGGGGCGTCCAATACAAAAGCTCGAATGGATTACGGATGGAGCCCATCTTACCCGTCATGGAGGTCAGGTTTTGCTCAGAGCTTGAAGGGTTAGAGAGATGAATCCTTACATGTAGAAGGAGAGATGACATGAGTAAATTAAAGAATTTTTCTTTAGTAGTCGTGAATTTAATTGCTGATCTATGGTTTGGAATTGTTC
It contains:
- a CDS encoding NAD-dependent epimerase/dehydratase family protein, producing the protein MKIFVAGAAGVIGRLLLPKLLQAGHEVIGLTHKEENKTILESIGAQAVIADVYERESIFAAIRAAQPEVVIHQLTSLSQRNFADNSRIRIEGTRNIVDASLASGVEQIIAQSISWAYEAGEGPATENTPLDTNASESRMRTIEGIRSLEKAVAEIPNHVILRYGMLYGQGTWYDSAGLMTEEIRHGRLTATEAVTSFLHVEDAANAAALALNWPSGPVNIVDNEPARGIDWMPVFSELLGAPGPASQMGREGWERGASNTKARMDYGWSPSYPSWRSGFAQSLKG